The Leguminivora glycinivorella isolate SPB_JAAS2020 chromosome 1, LegGlyc_1.1, whole genome shotgun sequence genome includes a region encoding these proteins:
- the LOC125232736 gene encoding aurora kinase B — MAVEAVKTELLDLENKITNHPAYGTSYTWSPRDFELGSALGQGKFGHVHIAREKKTGFLVAIKTMFKSQITKSKCEKQILREIEIQSHLKHPNILRLLTWFHDERRIYLVVEFAAGGELYKHLTDAPKKRFPEAKAAKYIYQVADAVEYCHQNHVIHRDIKPENILVSFSGDLKLADFGWSVHAPSQRRKTMCGTLDYLPPEMIKREVYDVSVDHWCIGVLLYEFLTGKPPFESQTQDQTYAKILSLDMKYPEYVPEGAKDLISKLLRHSNKDRLSLSAVKKHPWVQKFRTDASSTS; from the exons ATGGCAGTGGAAGCCGTTAAAACTGAATTACTGGATCTAGAAAATAAGATAACTAACCATCCTGCCTATGGAACTTC ATACACTTGGTCACCCAGAGATTTTGAATTGGGTTCAGCTCTTGGCCAAGGAAAGTTTGGGCATGTACACATAGCTAGAGAGAAGAAAACAGGCTTCCTTGTTGCTATTAAAACTATGTTCAAGTCACAAATAACGAAATCAAAATGTGAAAAACAAATACTGCGTGAAATTGAGATACAGTCCCACTTGAA ACATCCAAACATCCTGCGGCTACTGACATGGTTCCATGATGAGAGGCGCATTTACTTGGTGGTGGAATTTGCAGCGGGTGGAGAGCTGTACAAACACCTCACTGATGCACCTAAGAAGCGCTTTCCCGAAGCCAAAGCTGCCAAATATATTTATCAG GTGGCTGATGCAGTGGAGTATTGCCACCAGAATCACGTGATCCACAGGGACATCAAGCCAGAAAACATTCTAGTTTCCTTCAGTGGAGACCTCAAGCTGGCCGACTTTGGCTGGTCTGTGCATGCACCATCTCaaag GCGTAAAACAATGTGTGGAACACTTGACTACCTTCCACCAGAGATGATCAAGCGAGAAGTGTATGATGTGTCTGTTGATCACTGGTGCATCGGAGTGCTGCTGTATGAGTTCCTCACTGGCAAGCCTCCATTTGAAAGTCAGACTCAGGATCAGACTTATGCTAAAATCCTGTCTCTGGACATGAAATATCCAGAGTATGTGCCTGAAGGAGCCAAGGATCTCATATCAAAG CTGCTCCGGCATTCAAACAAGGACAGATTGTCTCTCAGTGCAGTGAAAAAGCACCCTTGGGTTCAGAAGTTCAGGACCGACGCGTCATCAACTTCATAG
- the LOC125232742 gene encoding putative hydroxypyruvate isomerase produces the protein MKFCSNLAFMFTEASNVLERYALAKDAGFKAVETGFPLGHTVEQVKQAKEKAGVEQVLINLKTGDVTKGELGVTAVPGKENEFKDNLKVTIEYAKAVGAKKIHIMAGRLDTVTSENWITYENNLEYAAELLKENNILGVIEPINQHSVPKYFLSDYGKAVDIIKRINSSHIKLQLDIFHLQHICGDLSHNIKNLMPYVGHVQIAQVPNRNEPDTTGEVNYPYILQHLEQCGYNDWIGLEYKPAAGSMAGLKWIQNFGYSL, from the exons ATGAAGTTCTGTTCCAATCTTGCGTTTATGTTCACCGAAGCGTCTAATGTTTTGGAAAGGTATGCGTTGGCCAAAGATGCAGGGTTCAAGGCGGTTGAGACTGGGTTTCCTCTGGGTCACACGGTGGAACAAGTGAAGCAGGCCAAAGAAAAGGCGGGAGTAGAGCAAGTCTTGATAAATCTTAAAACAG GAGATGTTACGAAGGGTGAGTTAGGAGTTACTGCAGTTCCCGGAAAAGAGAATGAGTTCAAGGACAACCTCAAAGTGACGATTGAATATGCAAAAGCTGTTGGTGCAAAGAAAATACATATCATGGCAGGCAGACTAGATACAGTGACCTCTGAGAATTGGATCACATATGAGAATAACTTGGAGTATGCAGCTGAGCTGCTGaaggaaaacaatattttaggtGTGATTGAGCCGATTAATCAACATTCCGTCCCCAAATACTTTCTGAGTGACTATGGCAAAG CCGTGGACATCATAAAACGCATTAACAGTTCACATATAAAGCTACAATTGGATATCTTTCACCTTCAGCATATATGTGGTGATTTATCACATAATATAAAGAACCTTATGCCTTATGTAGGGCATGTACAG ATAGCACAAGTACCGAATCGCAATGAGCCAGATACTACTGGGGAGGTGAACTATCCATACATATTACAGCATTTAGAGCAGTGTGGATATAATGACTGGATTGGTTTGGAGTACAAGCCTGCTGCGGGCAGCATGGCTGGACTCAAGTGGATACAAAACTTTGGCTACAGTCTGTGA